A genomic window from Silene latifolia isolate original U9 population chromosome Y, ASM4854445v1, whole genome shotgun sequence includes:
- the LOC141631125 gene encoding uncharacterized protein LOC141631125 gives MRATQDRQKSYADLKRCDVEFAVGDKVMLKVSPMKGVMRFGKRGKLSQKFIGPYEILDRVREVAYHSALPPALERVQKVFHVSQLRTYVSDPTHTLEPELVEIDEQMSYVEVPKEILDRKVRKTRNGETALVKVSWTHRNVEEVTWEAKASMRQKYPDLFVD, from the coding sequence ATGAGAGCTACACAAGAcagacagaagagttatgcagatttaaaGAGATGTGACGTTGAATTTGCTGTTGGAGATAAAGTGATGCTGAAAGTGTCACCCATGAAAGgtgtcatgagatttgggaaaagAGGGAAGCTGAGTCAGAAATTTATTGGGCCTTATGAGATCCTCGATAGAGTTAGAGAGGTAGCTTATCATTCAGCACTACCTCCAGCATTGGAAAGGGTTCAGAAGgtgttccatgtttctcagttaaGGACATATGTCAGTGATCCGACTCATACTTTGGAGCCAGAGCTTGTGGAGATTGATGAGCAGATGAGCTATGTGGAAGTGCCTAAGGAAATATTGGATAGGAAGGTAAGGAAGACTAGAAATGGTGAAACAGCGTTGGTAAAGGTTTCATGGACTCATCGTAATGTGGAAGAAGTAACTTGGGAAGCTAAAGCTAGTATGCGGCAAAAATACCCAGATTTATTTGTTGATTAG
- the LOC141631126 gene encoding uncharacterized protein LOC141631126, producing the protein MGIAMIKKGDIIGELTNEPEIYAEIRERWCVPDDDKLKRTILTKAHSTPYSVHPGGEKLYKDLKKTLWWPKMKKEVAEFISRCLMSTAFHPATDGQTERTIQTLEDILRASILEFGGSWEERLDLIEFSYTNSYHASIGMAPFEALYGRMCRSPVC; encoded by the exons ATGGGAATTGCAATGATCAAGAAGGGTGATATAATTGGAGAATTGACGAATGAGCCAGAGATATATGCTGAAATTAGAGAAAG ATGGTGTGTGCCTGATGACGATAAATTGAAAAGGACCATTCTTACTAAGGCTCATTCTACACCTTACTCAGTTCATCCCGGAGGGGAAAAGTTgtataaggatttaaagaagactttatGGTGGCCAAAGATGAAAAAGGAGGTTGCTGAGTTCATTTCTAGATGTTTG ATGAGCACAGCATTTCACCCAGCTACGGATGGTCAGACTGAAAGGACTATTCAGACACTGGAAGATATTTTGCGAGCTTCTATTTTGGAGTTTGGTGGATCTTGGGAGGaaaggttggatttaattgagttttcatacactAACAGTTACCATGCTAGCATTggcatggcaccttttgaagctctATATGGTAGGATGTGTCGAAGTCCAGTCTGCTAG